Below is a genomic region from Micropterus dolomieu isolate WLL.071019.BEF.003 ecotype Adirondacks linkage group LG08, ASM2129224v1, whole genome shotgun sequence.
AAGGCTCGGCAGCATATCAGGCCGGTCCATGACTATGACAGTGCAAACTGTTCATCTGTCAGCAAATGCCCTCTGGCATAAGTCATGATAGTGAAAATGTAACCAGCGTCTATGTGTCTGAACATCCACAGGCATGCTAATATGTAGTCTTTTGGGTTTGACCTGACCATAAATAAAAAGGtattcttaaaataaaattaagaaatgTAAGATGAGCCGACAGCGAGCTAATAAATGACTAATTGTTGAATAAATTACATTTGCTGATACCAGCCCCTCAAATGTGagtattttctgcttttctctgttttgtattattgtaaacTGCATTGCTTTGGTTTTGAACGGTAGGTCAGACAAAACGTGTGATTTATAGACACTAACCTTGGCTCAATTAAGGTCCAATGgacattattattttctgatCATTTAAAGACTGAAATAGTAATCGATTATCGAAAATAACGGTCAGattcatcaataataaaaaatagctGCAGTCATAATGTGCTTCTCGAATCCACAATGTCCACCCACATAACTAGCAACCAACAGTGAGGAGTGGGGGGGTGACCTTTGACTGACACTAACCGCTGGCAGGAAGGTGAAGAAGTTGTACTTCTGGTTGTTAATGACATTCCTGGGGTACCTCTGCTCCCTCTTTTCTGGGTGGCCGAGCCACACAGTGCGGGGACGGAAGTCACCCATGCCACAGCATCTCGACCACGGGCAGCATctgagaggaagaggtggagaagGTAAACGGAATTTCACATTTAATGTCACCATTTGGTTTAAGAGCAGATGTACATGTtacattaaaaaatttaataaaatatttaggaATTAGTTATTAATTTAGGCTGTTTCACTTTAATATTAAGGTTCTGTAGTTTGACTCTTAAACCTGTGTTACATTTGTGACGCTTTCTAGATAACGGCTccatttttaatgaatttctTGTCACATCCCTTAGGTAATATATTGCCTAATGCAGCTACAAACCTACAGACAAGATGAGGCTGAGCTGAAGGTCGATGACAATGGAGTCTGGAGAGATTATGCcttacaaaacaaatattaactTTATTCTTTAAAAGGGTGGCCACTCCCTTTGTCCTAACTGAAAACATTCCATATCAATCAACTAAAAGCACAGTGACCTTGTGATTAATAATTGAACAACTTCTTAAATTATAAAGCACTGACTATAAACTAAATATAGGCACAACAAATAATACAGTTTAGCTGTAGAAAGGGCATTACAGAAACAATACTTTCATGAACTTTTCTAATGCAATTAATTTTTACAGTATACTGTGTGATAACCGTGCAGCGTACGGGACACCAAACACAAggttcctcttcctctttataTGCTACAGCTGGGGTTCCTGTCGGTCATATGCAGAGGGAACCAAACATATGGTTTTATCAGGCCCACAGACagataataacaaaaacaagtcattttaaAGCTAACCTACAGTGCATCCTACAGAAGataagggctgcaactaacaatagGCCTTTTTCATAGAAGACATCTTGACATTTTACagaaggaaaagcacaggtgtaaatattaatattaatgcgGGCTGAATTCTATTTAGCTGCTTTTTGATTTCAGAgccctggtattgtgcatgctgactCACTGTCACACTTACCGGGACAGTTGAATAGAATGAAGCCATCATTAAATTAATGTGATCAGTAAAACCTGTGTTTCTACTACTATGACAAGGCAAattgtctgctgtgaaaaatggCCTTCATTATTATAGTTTAGAGCATAAAACACCCGCCAAACATAGTGAGGGATCACCCGGCTAAcaactgttttgtttatgtaaaatattttttttaatagtggAAAATACTTATTAAAATTTCCCAGAAGCCAAGTTTGCACATtgcaaatgtcttgttttgtccaaccaacagttaAAGGCTGCAAAAATATTCAGTCAATTGATAAATCAACTTTACTGCAGATGTCTTGCTTTACAGCAAAAATAGACCAAAGTATGTTTACATAGTGATATATGGGGTACTTCAATCTTTCGTTGGTTTTGTAGTACACTCTTTCTTAACTCATTTGGCAAACGCTTTTATCCTAAGCAACTTGCAATTGCGGAAAAACCTTACAGCATGTATtaagtaagagatctacaagttcCAACAGATACTAGTAAGAACATCAGTTTAACGAACCAGTGCAATCAATGCACGAGATTCGTAAGGCGAAGAGCACAGGTAGTGCAGGTTGGAGGTTACAGGTTAGAgatgttataagaggaagtgttctaggaagagatgagttttgaTGAGCTTATGAtagagagggacacccctgcCCATCGAATACAACCGTCCTACAATAAATtttgaaggttataatgttcactttttgttgaaactgcTTAAGTAAGGTATGGATTGAACTGTATGATCCTTTTGGAATAGGTACTTTGTGGTGGCGTTTAACTGTATTGCATTATAGAGAAGTATATAGTAAATGACACTGCAAACTGCAGAATACACTGTACACTGAGTCATTGAGCAGCTAGATACAATAATCCTACAGTCTTATGAGTATGACAGATCATTTTCAGTCTTTGTTCAATGTGTTTTTTACAGGAGACATCACCATGATAGCCTGATCAGATCTGATTAGCACCGTGTCTTCCATTTAACTTTACGTGTGTCTTCATCACCAGTAAATGAGGCCTGCTCCTATTATGTACTGCTCAAAACGAAGCTACAAAGCATCATTTAGCCAGCATGTGAATTTAGGACACCTTGCTATTAAAGGCAGGGCCTGCATATCTGCTCTGAGACTGAGCTCCAGTCAACCGAGCAAATATTGACATGGGCGTCAAATGCACTTGCTCCAATTGCACCCCGGAACAAGGATATGTCCTGGAGCTCTAGCTAGCTTATTAAAAGCTACAATACATTTTCACGTAATTATTGTTACCGTGCATTTATCTGTTAGTCGTTGTTTTGTTCCCTAACTGCTATTTTCTCCCTAAACACCGCCACCGCTTAAGTTAGCTATTGAGACAATGTCGATGCGCTCCAATAAACAATACAACGGCTAACTGACAGCAGCACAAACTCACGAACGAAATACGTTTTTAAAAATGGCTTCATATGAATATTTATGTGCTATATAACGCCCTTACCCATTTCTGTGTTTACTGTCTTGTCTTTTCGGCCGTCTCACGGGCTGTAGGGGGATATTGTCGGTCATTCCTCCAGCTCCTGGTAGCGGGTAGAAGCTGTAGGCAGTCCGCCTGGTAGTAGCTATTCTGGGCGGAGGCTTCCCAGCTGTCACTCACACAGGACGGTTCAACAGTCAGCAGGTTAGCAGTGCTGGGACCATGGCTGGGACAGAAAGCCTGATGCAGCACTACGCCAAGCAGATCTATCTTAGTATGAGCCACTGACCCATTTCATGtgataatattttgattttgttcaCAATGTTTTTACAGGACTGAATAACTGAAAATTATAGTGCTTGGGAGGATAATCACAATCAGAATCGACTTTGGAATTTGACTGGTTTGAAGTTCTCCATGCACTCAATTTACAGGGAAATATAAATACAGCtaaaaacagaggaaacaaacctgagcaaatatatatatatatatatatatatatatatatatgatataaacATCATACCTGTCAACCTCTCTATATAATGAAACTGAAGTACTACACTTAAGTGCAATTCTGAGGTAccttttatgctactttatacaatattttcaatgaaatacattttagagGGAATGTGTTTATTGTACTCATGTCCTACATGTATTAACAGCTATAGCTAGTAGTCACTTTGATTTTACATCACAAAGACAAATGATCAACAtatagaatatgatgcattattATAGGTTAAATACCATTGTTTCCAGCAATTGTGGCTGATTACGATTGGACCTGCAAAAATATGCTGGGATTTCAGGTCACCACCAAAATCCACATACTAATGAAAATTATATGTTTGCCACTTATCCCACAACAAAACTGGCAGATAAGTGAGAGATGATGTCAGACAATCctgagaaatataaatatataatcagGCAAAATACATGGTGGACACTGGGTGTGTAGGGTATTTGAACTACTAACAGTTTATAAATTAGGTCATAATTgaattcattaaattaaaatacattttgctggtAGTGATGTATATATGTACTCTCCCCCCCCCAAATTGAGGCCCCTTACTTGTTGCACAGCATTTATACATAATgacatttctacttttacttaagtcaaGGATTTCCACTACTGCTACTGTGTGACTAGAAATCAGAAATATTTACATTGCAATTCAATACAACTGTTGGGACTTGTGTTTGTAATTTTGAATGCTTTGTTTAGGGTGTTGTGTTTCCATAAATTGTAAGATGTTGCCAAGATTTTTAGTTCTCTGGATGTTAGGTAAGATGCACATATTAGAAATACCTTTCAATATATTGCAGTCTAATGGTCCAGGCAATTTACAGGTGTTTGACTGCACCAGAAAGCAACATAGGTGCTGTATAATACTGCAGGCCCACTAGGAGCATACAGTAGTTTTAATGGCCATTAATGCAGAGTATTGTATCATGTCAATATTGTTAAGAAGGCCTCTATACAGTTGACCTAAAATAGATCATGGACACATGATTGAAGAGCACCTTACAGTTGGATGGATGCAAATTATTTATCGTTGAGGATGCAAAATGGTAAGGGATTAATGGCCACTGGTGGGTCATGAGAATAGAAAGTAATACTTCACTTCAGTCATCTGAAGGTGAATTGATGTAAATTAGGGATTTTATGTGCATTCAAACTTGCCTGTGCTGGCATAGAACGTAACATCAAAGGCAGGGTACATTTCAGTCGCTAGAGCAACACTATCAAATAGTTTCCAAGCCTACTCTATGCAGTTGGACACCGTTTTTGTCGTAGGGTATGGGTTTAAATAAGTTTGGTCCCAAGGTCTAGTCTGTGGTGGAGTAATGACATCAGGGGACGAAAACCAATGTTGAAAAAGTCaccctgattttatttttcaaaaatcagaaaacattttaggtgaagaaaacatttgaaaaacaaaaaaaaccacaaacatacatttacattgtaaACATGCCAAATTGGCTCAACATCACTTTAACTGTAGAGACAACTTGAAAGCAGTTTTGACATGGTTTGCTAAAGAAAGGCACAACTTGGCAAATGCATATCGATTAGGAATGTACAACAGGGGCCTACAAAGTACTCTGACCATTCTGAGTTGTGTAAAGTGTCCAGTGATACATTCATTACTGTTCAACTCAGCAGGTTGAGAATGAAAAATCTTATCGCATACTCAAGAATGTACCGGAAAACGTACAGAACATTGCGTTGAGAGTAGGGGTTGTGGAGGAAAACTAAAATCTAAACGAGGTAGAATTTACCCCCTAAACTCAAGCATTTGatgaattataaataaataaatgatgctACAAGTTGATACGGTAACCTAGAAAAACATCTGACAAATTACTCTTAATGGTTATTTCCAAACAAAATCTTACAGGAAGGAAAAGTTAACAAAATTGATGATTTGCCCTTTCTCTGTTCAGCCATTACAATAAAAGcagtgaaatgtaaataaaaaaaatgtaactgtcACCTGAAATAAAGTGCAGGCATGAGAACTTTACGCACATAATAGCCTTCAGACCTCAGCCAACTCATTTTGACTCTGGAGATTTACAAGTGGATCATATGTGCAtctctgggtgtgtgtgtgtgtgtgtgtgttgggggggctTATGTAAACTgatgaaaatatgaaatgtgtAATGCTACAACACACAAATTTATCAGTCTAACAGAGCCTTCATGACAACCTTAAGGGTGCAGTGAAGGACGATAGCAACATGTACAATTCCGTTAGGCACTTGACAAAATGTTTCAGTCCTCATCTACTGTATCTTAGCACCAAGGCAACAAAGATGATAgcctattttattatttacattatccGTAACTGATGAATGAACTGCTGCACATTGACTTAATGGACACTGGAATAGTCTGTCAATTTGTCATCAAAAGCGTCTACAAAATGAGACATGCTAATGACATTTACCACTACAAAAATGTACAATGTCATAAAACCTATGGCACACAATAGGAGGGAAAGTAGTCATTATAGATACATATGTTTAACTACACCATTATTTCTGAACACTGAGACATGGTGTCCTTAAAAAAAGTCATGCCATGAAACTTTACCTATTAAAGTCAAAATCCTTCAAAAGTATCAAGGAGACAGTCTGAATTAAAGCAGTTTCAAGTAAGTTATACATTCAAACTTCTGGAtagacagcaaaaaaaaaacacaacaaaaaaaaagtcagaaaaaaaaaaaaatacccgcatatatatttatataaaataaaactacagtagTTCAACTAAAAATAACACTTGAGAATCATTCAGATCAGGAGGGAAGAGAGCTGCAATGAAGTTATTAGAAAAATTTCAATCTTAGCAGAAATCTTTTCTGTTGATTGTACCTCATTCAAAAAGGAGACATTCAAAAACTGTGTTCAGGTGGTAAATTGACTAATTAACTGCAATTTTACCCTCCTCCATGAAATGTGGGAACTGCGATTTTGGTACACTGTCAGAGCTGTTCTTCTCAATTTCGGCCATGGAGGCAGGCAAGCCAGAGTGGGATCCATCCATCTTCACGAGGCCTCCAGTGGATCCAATCAGAGGCCCACCGGCTGGGCTCCCAGGGAGTGGGATGCCACCCCCTTGGATGACTGAAATTTCATTCGTCTTCATGGTCAGGCCACCACTGAAGGCAGCAGCATACTGGTTCCACAGAGATGTGTCAAAGTTAATTTGTGGAGCACCCATTTCTTTGGGGGCCTGTATCATTTCTGGCAACATCTTGGCCTCGGAGGTCATTGCCATCAGTGCCATGGGATTATCCAGAGACAGACGCTGGCCACGCCGTGACGAGTTGTTCCACATGTGAGTGCCGATATGCACCTAAAGACAAGACACAGTAAATAACAATCCCATCAAAATGCTTTACTACATTATTCTCAAGGACACACTTAAAAATGAACAGAAGATGGCCTATTCAGCACTTTGTCAGACAAGGATGACTTACCTTTAGATTTCCCTTGGTGGTGAAAGCCCTGCCACAGATATTGCAGGCAAAAGGCTTCTCCCCTGTGTGAGTGCGCTCATGGATCTGCAAGGCGCTGGCAGATGAGAAGTTCTTGCCACAGGTATTACACACGTGCTGTTTGGTTGATCGTCGCGGTGCAGTGGAGATGGAGGAGGGCATAGTAGTTCCCTGAGGCATATGGGAGCTGAACAAACCATGGGGGCCCAAAGGATTCTCTGGAGGAATCTTCATCTCCAGACTAGCCAGACTTGATGGTATCCTCATGAAAGCCATGTTACTATGAACTGTTGGAACAAGGTGGAAAATTAGATCCAAGCATCAACATAACCGCCTCTAAAATACTTTCCTCTAACCTAGAAAACTCACCATAGTCTCCATTTGTGAATGGGATGCTGGGTTCTTCTTTAATTGCTTTGGGGATGAAGCTGCTGGATGCTGTGAGGTCAAGGGCCCCACTTGACTCAGCGACACCTTGAGCACAGCCATCTGATTCCGGTTTTGACATGCTGCGAGCAAATAAATCAACTGCAGACTCAGGAGACTTGCAACTACTCATGTTGTTTACTGGGGAAGATGAATTAAATGACATGGCAGAGTCAGAAATGGCCGGACTACGGCCATTCTGATATTCCTGCTCTATAGGAGCTGATGGGGATTCTTTGGATGTTCCCTCACTTTCCGAAGCAGTGCTACTCTGTCGTTTCAGTGCAAGAGCAGAGGTGAGGTTCTTCAAAACATCCAGGCTGGAAAACACAGCAGGGGCAGCATGCTGCTGTGGTTGTTCCTCAGGTGCAGATGTGAGGGAATCTGAGGTGTCGTTTGGCTTGTGGGAGTTCAGCTCTGGCTCGCAGTCCTCCATGCTTGCTTCAAAACGACTGACATCCATAGGGGTTTCCTCCGGTAGAGATGGTGCCATTGCTTCTGCTGCATCAAACTGGTTTTCTGGCATCGGGGTGTTCGGGATCTGCCCACCCATGTGCATTCTAATGTGCTGCTGCAGAACTACAGCGTTCGTGAACTTCTTTTGGCAGATGGGACATGAGTGCTGCATTTTAAGGGGAGTGTTGGCCCTGTGCACTCCGTAATGGGCCTTGAGATTACCCTTGGTGGAGAATGCGCGGCCACAGATTTTGCACTTGTAGGGCCTCTCGCCGGTGTGTGTACGGTAATGCATTTTGAGTGAGCTCTGGCAACTGAGCACCCTATGGCAGATTACACACTCGTTGGGGTCACTGGTTCTTTTTTCCAGGCCATCAACCATCTGCTGAAGTTTTGCGGTTCCAGAGTTTTGTTCACCTGGGAGGGCACTACCATTCATGGGAAGCAGTGTTCCAAGCAGTTCTTTAGCATCCCTCTGATTTGGATCCAGTCCTGGCTCATTGCCaaacacagaggaaacagaTGGGGAACCATCACTCTTTGATGGGGAAGGTCTTTGGGAAAATGGATCCCCTGCAAAGCTGTCAAATGTTTTCAATCCTGGTATGGATGACTGGTGGaacccagcagcaggatggCCTAGCATAGGCTTAATTTCAGTCATATTTGACTCATCTATGGGCACAGACATGCCAAAGGGGATGCCACTGCTGGTGGGAATATTGTCAAGGTGCTCTGGCACAGGATGTGGGTTCATGCTGATGGTAGGATACTTTTCTTTATGCCTCTGGAAATGCACTTTGAGGTTTCCTTTGGTTGTGAAGCGGTTTCCACAAATGTTACACTTGAAAGGCCTCTCGCCAGTATGAGAACGCAAGTGAATCTGGAGAGCACTGTCATTGCCAAAGGTCTTTCCACAGTACTTACACTTGTGCTTGTATAATGAGTCACTATTCTTTGATTCTGGTGTGATGTTCAGCATCTTTGTCTTCACTTTTTTGGAGGACTCAATCCCTGCTTGGATACCATTAAAGGTGCTAGAGAAACCCATGACACCTGGTGACTGTGGCAGTAGTGCTGGTAAATGGCTAGCCAAATCTGGAATGCcctttaaaatgtctgttttagaAGTAGTTGTACCCAGTCCTCCAGGTAGAGGGGTAGGGATGCTATTTGGAAGAGGTAGTTTACCTTGCTTCATTGTCTCCATGGAAAGACTCTGACTGCCAGTTCTTTTTCCTAtcagagctgctgcagcagacagCTGTTGAGAGAGATGTGCACCAAGGGCTTTCAGAGGGTCCATTACTGCCCCTACTGATGACTGGAGACCCTGTGGAGTCATCATAGCTACTTGGATTCTAATCTGTTCTGTGAGCTGGATTTGCTGTAGCTGCTGTTGCTGGAGGCACACTAACTGTTCCAAGATCATCTGGATGGTCTGCACAGCTTCCTGTGACGAGGTCAGAGATGTATTATTTGAAGAATGTTGGGAGACAGCCACTTTAGTGTCTGCAATGGTTTCAAGAGTGACATTTGAATCTTGCCGTTTGGATAAGGGATGGAAAGTCATTTCAGGGCTAGCAGCCGTGTCTGCCTGATCCTGTTGTCCTGAGTCCTCTGCATTCATGCTGGACTCTGTTCTTTCCAGGTGGTCTGTATTGACATTTGATAGGGAATGACTGCTGGACTGGCTATCATCATGGTCACTCATAAAGCCTTCAGGAGAGCCTTGTGAATATTCCTCAGGCACTGCATTGCCATCTGCATCTTTCATGATGACCACATGCTGACTTTTAGTGCAATTTTTCTCATGCTCACTAAATTCTGCTTCATGAAAGAATTCAGCACAGCACTTGTTGCAGACCTTGGTCTTGTCCATTCTGAACCTTTTCACTTCATTTCCAGTCTCCTCAGTTTGATCATCTCGAAGAATCCCTAAAACAAGAGGATATAGGATTTGATCTTCATCCAGCtttgacaataaagtatattaatgtacattttaatcaaaattagtatgatattaaatataattgtaagtttagaaaacattttattatcaatGTGTCAAGATAAGTCAAACTGTGGTGACAAAACAAGCCCTGCACAACAGCCTTGCAGTATATTTTAACTTTGTGGTACTtatgttatttttgttgtgaCAAGGTGTGATTCCATGGTAATGTTTTAGGCTTTTAAGTTTGGGTCCACTCCCTGTGGGTCACCACAATGGGCTGTTGAGGACTTTGTATATGGGTTATTGTCCCTAGGACCAGCAGAGGGCAACAATCTACCTTTGACATTAGCCGGAACAATGTCCAAGAAGACAAAAAGCCACAGGCATTAAATTACTGTGCTTCTGAAATAAGCCACCAAGCACTTGCTAAAAATCAGATCTGTTTCCAGTGCCACATGTGGGGCAAAACTTGTGACCAAGAGCAAATAGTTCCACAATCAGCAAAGGCTATATGCTTTTAAACTGTATGTCCCAGTGGGTATAAAACAGAGATCAAGACTAAGTTTACTATGCAAAGATGgactgaaaaatacattattaaacaAAGGATGACCTATTGTTGATG
It encodes:
- the sall4 gene encoding sal-like protein 4; the protein is MSRRKQAKPQHINSDEPGALGNGILRDDQTEETGNEVKRFRMDKTKVCNKCCAEFFHEAEFSEHEKNCTKSQHVVIMKDADGNAVPEEYSQGSPEGFMSDHDDSQSSSHSLSNVNTDHLERTESSMNAEDSGQQDQADTAASPEMTFHPLSKRQDSNVTLETIADTKVAVSQHSSNNTSLTSSQEAVQTIQMILEQLVCLQQQQLQQIQLTEQIRIQVAMMTPQGLQSSVGAVMDPLKALGAHLSQQLSAAAALIGKRTGSQSLSMETMKQGKLPLPNSIPTPLPGGLGTTTSKTDILKGIPDLASHLPALLPQSPGVMGFSSTFNGIQAGIESSKKVKTKMLNITPESKNSDSLYKHKCKYCGKTFGNDSALQIHLRSHTGERPFKCNICGNRFTTKGNLKVHFQRHKEKYPTISMNPHPVPEHLDNIPTSSGIPFGMSVPIDESNMTEIKPMLGHPAAGFHQSSIPGLKTFDSFAGDPFSQRPSPSKSDGSPSVSSVFGNEPGLDPNQRDAKELLGTLLPMNGSALPGEQNSGTAKLQQMVDGLEKRTSDPNECVICHRVLSCQSSLKMHYRTHTGERPYKCKICGRAFSTKGNLKAHYGVHRANTPLKMQHSCPICQKKFTNAVVLQQHIRMHMGGQIPNTPMPENQFDAAEAMAPSLPEETPMDVSRFEASMEDCEPELNSHKPNDTSDSLTSAPEEQPQQHAAPAVFSSLDVLKNLTSALALKRQSSTASESEGTSKESPSAPIEQEYQNGRSPAISDSAMSFNSSSPVNNMSSCKSPESAVDLFARSMSKPESDGCAQGVAESSGALDLTASSSFIPKAIKEEPSIPFTNGDYVHSNMAFMRIPSSLASLEMKIPPENPLGPHGLFSSHMPQGTTMPSSISTAPRRSTKQHVCNTCGKNFSSASALQIHERTHTGEKPFACNICGRAFTTKGNLKVHIGTHMWNNSSRRGQRLSLDNPMALMAMTSEAKMLPEMIQAPKEMGAPQINFDTSLWNQYAAAFSGGLTMKTNEISVIQGGGIPLPGSPAGGPLIGSTGGLVKMDGSHSGLPASMAEIEKNSSDSVPKSQFPHFMEEGKIAVN